In a genomic window of Procambarus clarkii isolate CNS0578487 chromosome 10, FALCON_Pclarkii_2.0, whole genome shotgun sequence:
- the LOC138363139 gene encoding uncharacterized protein, translating into MVAVFVIMAAVFVIMAAVFVIMVTVFVIMAAVFVIMAAVFVIMAAVLLIMAAVFVIPVAEFVITVAVFVITVAVFVFTVAVFVIMGAVFVIMMVVFVIIAAVFVITVAVFVFTVAVFLIMAAVFVIPVAVFVIPVAVFVITVAVFVITVAVFVIPVAVFVITVAVFVIPVAVFVITVAVFVIMVAVFVIMAAVFVIMVAVIVIMAAVFAKDHIWTFGNV; encoded by the coding sequence ATGGTGGCTGTGTTTGTGATCATGGCGGCTGTGTTTGTGATCATGGCGGCTGTGTTTGTGATCATGGTGACTGTGTTTGTGATCATGGCAGCTGTGTTTGTGATCATGGCGGCTGTGTTTGTGATCATGGCGGCTGTGCTTCTGATCATGGCGGCTGTGTTTGTGATCCCTGTGGCTGAGTTTGTGATCACTGTGGCTGTGTTTGTGATCactgtggctgtgtttgtgtTCACTGTGGCTGTGTTTGTGATCATGGGAGCTGTGTTTGTGATCATGATGGTTGTGTTTGTGATCATTGCGGCTGTGTTTGTGATCactgtggctgtgtttgtgtTCACTGTGGCTGTGTTTCTGATCATGGCGGCTGTGTTTGTGATCCCTGTGGCTGTGTTTGTGATCCCTGTGGCTGTGTTTGTGATCACTGTGGCTGTGTTTGTGATCACTGTGGCTGTGTTTGTGATCCCTGTGGCTGTGTTTGTGATCACTGTGGCTGTGTTTGTGATCCCTGTGGCTGTGTTTGTGATCACTGTGGCTGTGTTTGTGATCATGGTGGCTGTGTTTGTGATCATGGCGGCTGTGTTTGTGATCATGGTGGCTGTGATTGTGATCATGGCAGCTGTGTTTGCGAAAGATCATATCTGGACATTTGGAAATGTTTGA